The following proteins come from a genomic window of Candidatus Eisenbacteria bacterium:
- a CDS encoding DUF4331 family protein — protein sequence MRLNVSSRITAWGIAAISVIIPLAALASSHSEAPGTAKDRLADDTDVYAWVAADAPQAVTFVGNWVPLLEPNSGPNFGAFDDEAIYYINVDNTGDSRKHVRFQFKFQTIRRTGATFLYNTGPVTSLDDPDLNVRQTYTLTRIDVVNGVEQETMLGTNLPVAPWFVGPVSMPDYASLAKAAVQDLAGGYRVFVGPRDDPFFVDLAAVFDLLTIRKLPGDKGKGVDGVGGYNVMTIALQAPMTKLTKDGAAPSAALANNILGIWDTAERPANRTINADGSVSVSGPEVQVSRLGMPLVNEVVIPLQDKNKFNASEPAGDVANFGAYVVDPEPARLLNLLYGISVPPAPRSDLVAVFATGVPGLNQPANVSPGEMIRLNLLIAPTASPNRFGVIAGDLAGFPNGRRLADDVVDIELRVVAGVLVDGFDIAPNNQLGDGIDANDKPFLPYFPYVAPPHNPLAHTHHPEQRGPVAVSFAEVSPWTHPRTTAGMTGASRATLELLGGNPADASRLQYTLSRAARVSLKIYDLQGRAVRTLVDQDGAPGTFVTSWNGTDDGGRAAGKGLYFARFVVDGELSDTRKITLR from the coding sequence ATGCGTTTGAACGTATCGTCCCGGATCACGGCGTGGGGAATCGCCGCGATTTCGGTGATCATTCCACTGGCGGCGCTCGCCTCGAGTCACAGCGAAGCGCCGGGCACCGCCAAGGACCGACTCGCGGACGACACCGACGTCTACGCCTGGGTGGCGGCCGATGCCCCTCAGGCGGTGACCTTCGTCGGCAACTGGGTGCCCCTGCTCGAGCCCAACAGCGGCCCCAACTTCGGCGCCTTCGACGACGAAGCCATCTACTACATCAACGTGGACAACACCGGCGACTCGCGGAAGCACGTGCGCTTCCAGTTCAAGTTCCAGACCATCCGTCGCACGGGCGCCACGTTTCTCTACAACACCGGTCCGGTGACGTCGCTCGACGATCCCGACCTCAACGTGCGGCAAACCTACACGCTCACGCGCATCGACGTGGTGAACGGCGTCGAGCAGGAGACCATGCTGGGCACCAATCTCCCGGTGGCGCCGTGGTTCGTGGGTCCGGTCTCGATGCCCGACTACGCCTCGCTCGCGAAGGCCGCGGTCCAGGATCTGGCGGGCGGCTACCGGGTATTCGTGGGTCCGCGGGACGATCCGTTCTTCGTCGATCTGGCGGCGGTGTTCGACCTGCTCACCATTCGCAAGCTGCCGGGTGACAAGGGCAAGGGTGTGGACGGTGTGGGTGGCTACAACGTGATGACCATCGCCCTGCAGGCGCCGATGACGAAGCTCACCAAGGATGGCGCAGCGCCATCGGCCGCGCTCGCCAACAACATCCTGGGGATCTGGGATACGGCGGAGCGGCCGGCGAACCGGACGATCAACGCCGACGGCTCGGTGAGCGTCAGCGGTCCGGAGGTCCAGGTGTCGCGGCTCGGCATGCCGCTGGTCAACGAGGTGGTGATTCCGCTCCAGGACAAGAACAAGTTCAACGCCAGCGAGCCGGCCGGCGACGTCGCCAACTTCGGCGCGTACGTCGTCGATCCGGAGCCGGCGAGGCTGCTCAACCTGCTCTACGGGATCTCGGTGCCGCCCGCGCCGCGCAGCGACCTGGTTGCCGTGTTCGCCACAGGTGTCCCGGGGCTCAACCAGCCCGCCAACGTGTCGCCGGGGGAGATGATCCGCCTCAATCTGCTGATTGCCCCGACGGCTTCGCCCAATCGCTTCGGGGTGATCGCCGGCGACCTGGCCGGCTTCCCCAATGGACGCCGGCTCGCCGATGACGTGGTCGACATCGAGCTCCGGGTGGTCGCGGGCGTGCTGGTGGATGGATTCGACATCGCGCCCAACAATCAGCTCGGCGACGGCATCGACGCCAACGACAAGCCTTTCCTTCCGTACTTCCCTTACGTGGCGCCGCCTCACAACCCGCTCGCGCACACGCATCATCCAGAGCAGCGCGGACCGGTCGCCGTCAGCTTCGCGGAGGTGTCCCCCTGGACCCATCCGCGCACGACGGCGGGGATGACCGGGGCAAGCCGGGCGACGCTCGAGCTGCTCGGCGGCAACCCGGCCGACGCGTCGCGGCTGCAGTACACGCTGAGCCGCGCGGCTCGCGTCTCGCTCAAGATCTACGACCTGCAAGGCCGGGCGGTGCGCACGCTGGTCGACCAGGATGGAGCACCCGGCACGTTCGTCACCTCATGGAACGGCACGGACGACGGCGGGCGCGCGGCCGGTAAGGGTCTGTACTTCGCGCGCTTCGTGGTGGATGGCGAGCTGAGCGACACGCGCAAGATCACGCTGCGCTGA